One Halobacterium zhouii genomic region harbors:
- a CDS encoding ABC transporter ATP-binding protein: MSQTTERERPVDPPSDDTISEEVLAVEGLTKTYGDGEDAVRAVDGVSFSVERGEVVGVLGPNGAGKTTTIKSILGLVVPSAGTVEVAGVDAHGNPRGVYQHVGAMLEGARNVYWRLTVRENLDFFAALGGQNPKAARDHHDRLLKQFGLAKKADETVNDLSRGQKQKVSLAATLARGTDVVFLDEPTLGLDVEASLELRRELRRLADEEDITIVLSSHDMDVVEQVCDRVVILSEGSVIADDPVEELVGVFETQAYRIAVEGEVPSAVRDRLDREFTVENWTETSDRTRFDVTLSDGNALYGALDVLRDAGLSLVDVDGLDPDLEDVFLEVTGRADDASGADRGDDAERTGRAANVEDDR, translated from the coding sequence ATGAGCCAGACGACGGAACGAGAGCGGCCGGTAGACCCGCCCAGCGACGACACAATCAGTGAGGAAGTGCTCGCTGTTGAGGGCCTCACGAAGACCTACGGCGACGGCGAGGACGCCGTGCGCGCCGTCGACGGCGTCTCCTTCTCGGTGGAGCGGGGCGAAGTCGTCGGCGTACTCGGACCGAACGGCGCCGGGAAGACGACCACCATCAAATCCATCCTCGGTCTCGTCGTCCCCTCCGCCGGAACGGTCGAAGTCGCGGGCGTCGACGCACACGGAAACCCGCGAGGTGTGTACCAGCACGTCGGCGCGATGCTGGAGGGCGCGCGCAACGTCTACTGGCGACTCACCGTTCGAGAAAACCTCGACTTTTTCGCCGCGCTCGGCGGCCAGAATCCGAAGGCTGCGCGGGACCACCACGACAGACTGCTGAAGCAGTTCGGCCTCGCGAAGAAGGCCGACGAGACGGTGAACGACCTCTCCCGCGGCCAGAAGCAGAAGGTCTCCCTGGCCGCGACGCTCGCCCGCGGCACGGACGTCGTGTTCCTCGACGAACCCACCCTCGGTCTCGACGTCGAGGCGTCCCTCGAACTTCGCCGCGAACTCCGGCGACTCGCGGACGAGGAGGACATCACCATCGTCCTCTCCAGTCACGACATGGACGTCGTCGAGCAAGTGTGTGACCGCGTCGTCATCCTCTCGGAGGGCAGCGTCATCGCGGACGACCCCGTCGAGGAACTCGTCGGCGTCTTCGAGACGCAGGCCTACCGCATCGCCGTCGAAGGCGAGGTGCCGTCGGCGGTCAGGGACCGACTCGACCGCGAGTTCACCGTCGAGAACTGGACGGAAACCAGCGACCGTACGCGCTTCGACGTGACCCTCTCGGACGGCAACGCGCTGTACGGCGCGTTGGACGTGCTCCGCGACGCCGGTCTCTCGCTCGTGGACGTAGACGGTCTCGACCCCGACCTCGAGGACGTGTTCCTGGAGGTCACCGGACGCGCGGACGACGCATCCGGCGCTGACCGTGGCGATGACGCAGAACGCACTGGACGCGCCGCCAACGTGGAGGATGACCGATGA
- the nuoK gene encoding NADH-quinone oxidoreductase subunit NuoK, with product MVPMEYYLVLSAAIFCIGVFGVLTRRNALLFLMSVELMLNAANINLVAFSWYHSNLSGQAFSLFTMALAAAEVAIGIGIILVLYRNFDGVDVTNATTMRW from the coding sequence ATGGTGCCCATGGAGTACTACCTGGTGCTGTCGGCCGCCATCTTCTGCATCGGCGTGTTCGGCGTGCTGACTCGCCGGAACGCGCTGCTGTTCCTGATGTCGGTCGAACTCATGCTGAACGCCGCGAACATAAACCTCGTGGCGTTCTCGTGGTACCACAGCAATCTCTCCGGGCAGGCGTTCAGCCTGTTCACGATGGCGCTCGCCGCTGCGGAGGTCGCCATCGGTATCGGCATCATTCTCGTGCTGTACCGAAACTTCGACGGCGTGGACGTGACGAACGCCACGACGATGAGGTGGTAA
- a CDS encoding ABC transporter permease — protein MSAPTERAGMDTGFRGYLRFLRASFKKMLILLVRYPVNTISQFGSILLFFLVLFYGGRAVAPTAMSNTLSGLIVGFFLWTLSIAAYSGLSWGITREAQWGTLEQLFMSPFGFGPVMVARTLVSILETFLWGTVTLLFMMAVTGRWLTVDPLTVIPLAALALAPAVGIGFVFGGLAIRFKRIENAFQLVQFVFVALIAAPVGQYPWMQWLPLAQGSQMLQSAMSDGVALWEFPAAELGVLVVTAVVYLAVGYAAFHYCEQWARREGVMGHY, from the coding sequence ATGAGTGCGCCGACCGAACGCGCCGGCATGGACACCGGATTCCGGGGGTATCTACGATTCCTCCGAGCGTCCTTCAAGAAGATGCTCATCCTGCTGGTTCGCTACCCAGTCAACACCATCTCGCAGTTCGGGTCGATCCTCCTGTTCTTCCTCGTCCTGTTCTACGGCGGGCGGGCCGTCGCACCGACGGCCATGTCGAACACGCTTTCCGGCCTCATCGTCGGGTTCTTCCTCTGGACGCTCTCTATCGCGGCGTACAGCGGTCTATCGTGGGGAATCACGCGCGAAGCCCAGTGGGGAACCCTCGAACAGTTGTTCATGTCCCCGTTCGGCTTCGGACCCGTCATGGTCGCGCGAACGCTCGTCAGCATCCTCGAGACGTTCCTCTGGGGAACCGTCACGCTACTGTTCATGATGGCCGTCACGGGCCGCTGGCTCACCGTCGACCCGCTGACCGTGATTCCGCTCGCCGCCCTCGCACTCGCCCCGGCGGTCGGCATCGGCTTCGTCTTCGGCGGTCTCGCCATCCGATTCAAACGCATCGAGAACGCGTTCCAGCTCGTGCAGTTCGTGTTCGTCGCGCTCATCGCCGCGCCGGTGGGCCAGTACCCCTGGATGCAGTGGCTCCCGCTCGCGCAGGGGAGCCAGATGCTCCAGTCCGCGATGAGCGACGGCGTCGCGCTCTGGGAGTTCCCCGCCGCGGAACTCGGCGTACTCGTGGTCACTGCGGTCGTCTACCTTGCCGTCGGCTACGCCGCGTTCCACTACTGCGAGCAGTGGGCGCGTCGTGAGGGCGTGATGGGGCACTACTGA
- the nuoL gene encoding NADH-quinone oxidoreductase subunit L, producing MVGAFDFAPAIPLLPFASFLIALLVGYFAPRTLPKGGAIPGILATAGSLVLSLWLFVTVSGGSYYAESLYTWVATETFSLHFGILVDPLSAMMLVIVSLVATLVHVFSLGYMNDEGETGLPRYYAGLGLFTFSMLAFVVADNLLMAFMFFELVGLCSYLLIGFWFREPGPPSAAKKAFLVTRFGDYFFLIGVVGVLATFGTSRFVAASEGVHSFPHMAEQALAAAGGEGSMPEHVGHFLDVVGMSPETWFAVLGLLVLGGVIGKSAQFPLHTWLPDAMEGPTPVSALIHAATMVAAGVYLVARMYGFYALLPTVLALIALVGGFTALFAASMGVVKDELKQVLAYSTISQYGYMMLGLGAGGYVAATFHLMTHAFFKALLFLGAGSVIIAMHHNEDMWDMGGLKEKMPVTYYTFLSGSLALAGIVPFAGFWSKDEILYEALIYGAGESPILLAAYAMGLLAVFFTGFYTFRMVFLTFHGEPRSDTARDPHGVGWNVKLPLVVLGVLAATVGLVNMTPVAEFTGAHIEFLHEWLVIPESSNFAALGYDHYHHLLTEFAGYGAADIAPYLPAVVSLALALAGAGLAWTLYNTPDPEEHTERLGGVKTVLYNNYYQDEYQVWLASGLTYPLARVADVFDQAIVDGVVNGISSLSLFAGSRMKRIQSGVVTNYAALLTFGLVALLVAFGLLGGWF from the coding sequence ATGGTAGGTGCATTCGACTTCGCGCCCGCGATTCCGCTGCTGCCGTTCGCGTCGTTCCTGATCGCGTTGCTCGTGGGCTACTTCGCCCCGCGCACGCTGCCCAAGGGCGGTGCGATTCCTGGCATCCTCGCGACCGCGGGTTCACTTGTGCTGTCGCTGTGGCTGTTCGTCACAGTGAGTGGTGGATCGTACTACGCCGAGTCGCTGTACACGTGGGTCGCCACGGAGACGTTTAGTCTGCACTTCGGTATCCTCGTGGACCCGCTGTCCGCGATGATGCTGGTCATCGTCTCCCTGGTCGCCACCCTCGTGCACGTCTTCAGTCTCGGCTACATGAACGACGAGGGCGAGACGGGCCTCCCCCGGTACTACGCCGGCCTCGGCCTGTTCACGTTCTCGATGCTGGCGTTCGTCGTCGCGGACAACCTCCTGATGGCGTTCATGTTCTTCGAACTGGTGGGACTCTGTTCCTACCTGCTCATCGGGTTCTGGTTCCGCGAACCCGGCCCGCCGAGCGCCGCGAAGAAGGCGTTCCTCGTCACGCGCTTCGGGGACTACTTCTTCCTCATCGGCGTCGTCGGCGTGCTCGCGACGTTCGGCACGTCGCGGTTCGTCGCCGCCAGCGAGGGCGTCCATAGCTTCCCGCACATGGCGGAGCAAGCCCTCGCCGCAGCTGGCGGTGAGGGGTCGATGCCCGAGCACGTCGGGCACTTCCTCGACGTGGTCGGCATGAGCCCCGAGACGTGGTTCGCGGTTCTCGGCCTGCTCGTGCTCGGCGGCGTCATCGGGAAGTCCGCGCAGTTCCCGCTGCACACGTGGCTGCCGGACGCGATGGAAGGCCCGACGCCCGTCTCCGCGCTCATCCACGCAGCGACGATGGTCGCAGCCGGTGTGTACCTCGTCGCGCGCATGTACGGCTTCTACGCGCTGCTCCCGACCGTGCTCGCGCTCATCGCGCTGGTCGGCGGGTTCACCGCGCTGTTCGCCGCGTCGATGGGCGTCGTGAAGGACGAACTCAAGCAGGTGCTCGCGTACTCCACCATCTCCCAGTACGGCTACATGATGCTCGGGCTGGGCGCGGGCGGCTACGTCGCCGCGACCTTCCACCTGATGACCCACGCGTTCTTCAAGGCGCTGCTGTTCCTGGGCGCCGGGTCGGTCATCATCGCGATGCACCACAACGAGGACATGTGGGACATGGGCGGCCTCAAAGAGAAGATGCCCGTGACCTACTACACGTTCCTCTCGGGCAGTCTCGCGCTCGCCGGCATCGTGCCGTTCGCGGGCTTCTGGTCGAAAGACGAGATCCTCTACGAGGCGCTCATCTACGGCGCCGGCGAGAGCCCGATTCTCCTCGCCGCGTACGCGATGGGCCTGCTCGCGGTGTTCTTCACCGGGTTCTACACGTTCCGGATGGTGTTCCTGACCTTCCACGGCGAACCCCGTTCGGACACCGCACGAGACCCGCACGGCGTCGGCTGGAACGTGAAACTCCCGCTGGTCGTGCTCGGCGTGCTCGCGGCCACGGTCGGTCTCGTGAACATGACGCCCGTCGCGGAGTTCACGGGCGCACACATCGAGTTCCTCCACGAGTGGCTGGTGATTCCGGAGTCGAGTAACTTCGCGGCGCTCGGCTACGACCACTACCACCACCTGCTCACGGAGTTCGCCGGCTACGGCGCCGCGGACATCGCGCCGTACCTGCCAGCGGTCGTCTCGCTCGCGCTCGCGCTCGCCGGCGCGGGCCTCGCGTGGACGCTGTACAACACGCCCGACCCCGAGGAGCACACCGAGCGCCTCGGTGGCGTCAAGACCGTACTGTACAACAACTACTACCAGGACGAATACCAGGTGTGGCTCGCCAGCGGACTCACGTACCCGCTCGCGCGCGTCGCCGACGTGTTCGACCAGGCCATCGTCGACGGCGTCGTGAACGGCATCAGCAGTCTGAGTCTGTTCGCGGGCAGTCGCATGAAGCGGATCCAGAGCGGCGTCGTGACGAACTACGCCGCGCTGCTCACGTTCGGACTGGTCGCGCTCCTGGTGGCCTTCGGCCTCCTCGGGGGGTGGTTCTGA
- a CDS encoding NADH-quinone oxidoreductase subunit N has translation MAELPPLTPQLILGLTALVVLGVDTIAPNSRNNSLLATISGIGTALAAGTAAWFLAAGTGNYRFVQFDGALVVDAMSLFFAFIVGSVATLVVVASYDYIAEEDYLGEYYTLVLLAATGMSLMASANSLVTVFVSLELASFPSYGLVAFLKKNEGSVEAGLKYFLVGALSSAVMVYGISLVYAATGTMLLGEVANAVAGTQFAGVLGVGVVMIVGGVAFKTASVPFHFWAPEAYEGAPAPISAFLSSASKAAGFAIAFRVFVTAFPLSAVSATVVDWSLVFAVLAAVTMTLGNFAAATQDHVKRMLAYSSIGHAGYVLIGLAAIQSGATAQNSFVLGAALMHLLVYGFMNTGAFLFVALAEQWGVGRTFEDYNGLAKRAPIASVAMTVFMFSLAGLPVGAGFLSKYILFAGAVQSGLAWLAALAALNSALSLFYYSRVVKALWIEEPDRDLDLRGTPTGLYAAIVAAAVVTVGLLVVFDPVAQTATHAAEVLFS, from the coding sequence ATGGCGGAACTCCCGCCGCTGACCCCACAGTTGATCCTTGGGCTGACGGCGCTGGTCGTGCTCGGCGTCGACACTATCGCGCCGAACTCACGTAACAACAGCCTGCTCGCCACTATCAGCGGTATCGGCACCGCGCTCGCCGCCGGCACGGCGGCGTGGTTCCTCGCGGCGGGCACGGGCAACTACCGGTTCGTGCAGTTCGACGGCGCACTCGTCGTGGACGCGATGAGCCTGTTCTTCGCGTTCATCGTCGGCAGCGTCGCCACGCTCGTCGTGGTCGCGAGCTACGACTACATCGCCGAGGAGGACTATCTCGGCGAGTACTACACGCTCGTGTTGCTCGCAGCGACCGGGATGAGCCTGATGGCGTCCGCGAACAGCCTCGTGACGGTGTTCGTGAGCCTCGAACTCGCGAGTTTCCCGTCCTACGGGCTGGTGGCGTTCCTGAAGAAAAACGAGGGCAGCGTCGAGGCCGGCCTGAAGTACTTCCTCGTCGGCGCGCTGTCCTCCGCAGTGATGGTGTACGGCATCAGTCTGGTGTACGCCGCCACCGGCACGATGCTGCTCGGTGAGGTCGCGAACGCGGTCGCGGGGACCCAGTTCGCTGGCGTGCTCGGCGTCGGCGTCGTGATGATCGTCGGCGGCGTCGCGTTCAAGACCGCCTCCGTTCCGTTCCACTTCTGGGCACCGGAGGCCTACGAGGGCGCGCCCGCACCCATCAGCGCGTTCCTCTCCTCGGCGTCGAAGGCCGCCGGATTCGCCATCGCGTTCCGCGTGTTCGTGACGGCGTTCCCGCTGTCGGCCGTCTCGGCAACGGTGGTCGACTGGTCGCTGGTGTTCGCGGTGCTCGCCGCCGTCACGATGACGCTCGGCAACTTCGCCGCGGCGACACAGGACCACGTGAAGCGCATGCTCGCGTACTCTTCCATCGGGCACGCGGGCTACGTGCTCATCGGTCTCGCGGCGATCCAGAGCGGGGCGACCGCGCAGAACTCATTCGTGCTCGGCGCGGCCCTGATGCACCTGCTCGTCTACGGCTTCATGAACACCGGCGCGTTCCTGTTCGTCGCGCTCGCCGAACAGTGGGGCGTCGGCCGGACCTTCGAGGACTACAACGGTCTCGCGAAGCGCGCGCCGATAGCGAGCGTCGCGATGACCGTGTTCATGTTCAGCCTCGCCGGCCTCCCGGTGGGTGCTGGCTTCCTCTCGAAGTACATCCTGTTCGCGGGCGCGGTGCAGTCCGGTCTCGCGTGGCTTGCCGCCCTCGCGGCGCTGAACAGCGCGTTGTCGCTGTTCTACTACTCGCGCGTCGTGAAGGCGCTGTGGATCGAGGAACCGGACCGCGACCTCGACCTGCGCGGCACGCCGACCGGCCTGTACGCCGCCATCGTGGCGGCGGCGGTCGTCACCGTCGGCCTGCTCGTGGTGTTCGATCCGGTCGCCCAGACCGCGACGCACGCCGCAGAAGTCCTGTTCTCCTGA
- a CDS encoding DHH family phosphoesterase, with protein sequence MVSRLVLGCGTTGRAVVDELAERRGDVLVLDPDESRVESLRNEKIAAETRDTTDAEALRDLNRPVDVVVVAGDDAGTNRRTAAAAREVYPDAQLVVYLGFEATASDRDALADIADDVVDPGKAIVEHLEAVVASGGQTRLRALRETLEGITGTLGVFTHDNPDPDAIAAAVALARIAERFGVDAEVCYYGEISHQENRAFVNLLELDLRNVDAEDDLEYDAVALVDHSAPGVNDQLDPETDVDVVVDHHPPKQDVDATFVDIRPGMGSTSTIMVEYIRGFGIDAGSEVATGLLYGIRVDTKDFAREITTDDFEAGAWLLPRADIDVLERVESPSMSADTLDTIARAVDNRELDGSVLASCVGSIADRDTLAQAADRLLTMQGVTVTFVYGYIEGTIYASARSRGSDVDLGEVLREAFGEMGSAGGHADMAGAQLPLGLFDQVGDEAEETLTEMVEDVVSARFFDAIRGE encoded by the coding sequence ATGGTGTCTCGGCTCGTGCTCGGCTGTGGCACGACGGGTCGCGCCGTCGTCGACGAACTCGCGGAACGGCGGGGTGACGTGCTCGTACTCGACCCCGACGAGAGCCGCGTCGAGTCGCTCCGGAACGAGAAGATAGCCGCGGAGACGCGAGACACGACGGACGCCGAGGCGCTCCGCGACCTCAACCGGCCGGTCGACGTTGTCGTGGTCGCCGGCGACGACGCGGGGACGAATCGTCGCACTGCGGCGGCCGCCCGCGAAGTGTATCCGGACGCGCAACTCGTCGTGTACCTCGGATTCGAAGCGACGGCGTCCGACCGCGACGCGCTCGCGGACATCGCAGACGACGTCGTCGACCCCGGGAAGGCCATCGTCGAACACCTCGAGGCGGTGGTTGCGTCGGGCGGACAGACGCGACTTCGAGCGCTCCGCGAGACCCTCGAAGGGATAACGGGAACGCTCGGCGTCTTCACGCACGACAACCCCGACCCGGACGCCATCGCGGCGGCGGTCGCGCTTGCGCGCATCGCCGAGCGGTTCGGCGTCGACGCCGAGGTGTGTTACTACGGAGAGATCTCCCATCAGGAGAACCGCGCGTTCGTGAATCTCCTGGAACTCGACCTGCGGAACGTGGACGCCGAGGACGACCTGGAGTACGACGCGGTCGCGCTCGTCGACCACTCCGCGCCGGGCGTCAACGACCAGTTGGACCCGGAGACTGACGTCGACGTCGTCGTCGACCACCACCCGCCGAAACAGGACGTCGACGCGACGTTCGTGGACATCCGCCCGGGGATGGGGTCGACGAGCACCATCATGGTGGAGTACATCCGCGGGTTCGGCATCGACGCCGGCAGCGAGGTCGCGACCGGGTTGCTGTACGGCATCCGCGTGGACACGAAGGACTTCGCGCGGGAGATAACGACCGACGACTTCGAGGCGGGTGCGTGGCTGTTGCCGCGCGCGGACATCGACGTTCTGGAACGCGTCGAATCCCCGTCGATGAGCGCGGATACCCTGGACACTATCGCCCGCGCGGTCGACAACCGGGAACTCGACGGGTCGGTGCTGGCGTCCTGCGTCGGTTCGATAGCCGACCGCGACACGCTCGCGCAGGCGGCAGACCGCTTGCTCACGATGCAGGGCGTCACGGTGACGTTCGTCTACGGGTACATCGAGGGCACTATCTACGCGTCGGCGCGCTCGCGGGGGAGCGACGTCGACCTCGGCGAGGTGCTGCGCGAGGCGTTCGGGGAGATGGGGAGCGCGGGCGGGCACGCGGACATGGCGGGGGCTCAGCTCCCACTCGGCCTGTTCGACCAGGTGGGCGACGAGGCCGAGGAGACGCTCACGGAGATGGTCGAGGACGTGGTGAGCGCGCGATTCTTCGACGCGATCCGCGGCGAGTGA
- a CDS encoding NuoI/complex I 23 kDa subunit family protein — protein sequence MIGLLKSMATTMKHALDGETFTVEYPDEAPEVSPRFRGIHKFSQERCIWCRQCENVCPNDTIQIVMDEQRNGEQYNLHVGQCIYCRLCEEVCPVDAILLTQNFEFTGDTKHDLVFNKEQLKNVPWYNDIDPLASREPDRGAWISEGEGEVDYQ from the coding sequence ATGATCGGACTACTCAAATCGATGGCAACGACGATGAAACACGCACTCGACGGCGAGACGTTCACCGTCGAGTACCCCGACGAAGCGCCCGAAGTGAGTCCGCGCTTCCGGGGCATTCACAAGTTCAGTCAGGAGCGCTGCATCTGGTGTCGCCAGTGTGAGAACGTCTGTCCGAACGACACCATCCAGATCGTGATGGACGAGCAGCGAAACGGCGAGCAGTACAACCTCCACGTCGGTCAGTGCATCTACTGCCGGCTCTGCGAGGAGGTCTGTCCTGTCGACGCCATCCTGCTCACGCAGAACTTCGAGTTCACGGGGGACACGAAACACGACCTCGTGTTCAACAAAGAGCAGCTGAAGAACGTACCGTGGTACAACGACATCGACCCACTCGCGTCCCGCGAACCAGACCGCGGCGCGTGGATCAGCGAGGGCGAGGGTGAGGTCGACTATCAGTAA
- a CDS encoding complex I subunit 4 family protein: MIIEILIAVTLLSAVGVMLAPDRVAGKLAFGLSLLPIVGSLWMYAQFDATGNALVQGGSLAFETTAKWITVGPYTLNWHVGLDGISMPLVALTTILTSLAILSAWTPIDERQSQFYGLMLFMEASLLGVFTALDFFLWFVFWEFVLVPMYFLIGIWGGPRRKYAAIKFFVYTNVASLVMFIGFAALVFALPVTTWDLPTIAAALQAGEFQTTYGLGENGLKTLAFLAMFLGFAVKVPTVPLHTWLPDAHVEAPTPASVMLAGVLLKMGTYALLRFNFTMLSGVAQDLAVPIAILAVVSVIYGAMLALAQQDLKRIVAYSSVSSMGYVLLGLVAYNTFGLGGATFQMVAHGLISGLMFMCVGVIYNTAHTRMVGDLSGIADKMPVTAAVFVAAAFGYMGLPLMAGFAGELFIFLGGFQATFAYAQLLTALAMFGIVIVAGYLLFAMQRVLFGPFSADTEYDIVPASFHDVAAIVVLVLLVILLGTVPEVFWTMIKDAVNPVADVAAQSTELVSFGGGL; encoded by the coding sequence ATGATCATCGAGATACTCATCGCTGTCACGCTGCTCTCGGCTGTCGGCGTCATGCTCGCCCCCGACAGGGTCGCGGGCAAACTGGCGTTCGGGCTGAGCCTGCTCCCCATCGTCGGGAGCCTCTGGATGTACGCACAGTTCGACGCGACCGGCAACGCCCTCGTTCAGGGCGGGAGCCTCGCGTTCGAGACGACCGCGAAGTGGATCACGGTCGGCCCGTACACGCTCAACTGGCACGTCGGCCTGGACGGCATCAGCATGCCGCTGGTGGCGCTCACGACGATCCTCACGTCCCTCGCCATCCTGAGCGCGTGGACGCCAATCGACGAACGGCAGAGCCAGTTCTACGGCCTCATGCTGTTTATGGAGGCGAGCCTGCTCGGCGTGTTCACCGCGCTGGACTTCTTCCTCTGGTTCGTCTTCTGGGAGTTCGTGCTGGTGCCGATGTACTTCCTCATCGGAATCTGGGGCGGCCCGCGCCGGAAGTACGCCGCTATCAAGTTCTTCGTCTACACGAACGTCGCCTCGCTGGTGATGTTCATCGGGTTCGCGGCGCTCGTGTTCGCGCTCCCGGTGACGACGTGGGACCTGCCGACCATCGCGGCAGCGCTCCAGGCGGGTGAGTTCCAGACGACCTACGGCCTCGGCGAAAACGGCCTGAAGACGCTGGCGTTCCTTGCCATGTTCCTCGGGTTCGCGGTGAAGGTGCCGACGGTGCCACTTCACACCTGGCTGCCGGACGCCCACGTCGAGGCGCCGACGCCGGCGTCCGTGATGCTGGCGGGCGTCCTCCTGAAGATGGGGACGTACGCACTGCTGCGGTTCAACTTCACGATGCTCTCGGGCGTCGCCCAGGACCTCGCGGTGCCCATCGCGATACTCGCGGTGGTGTCGGTCATCTACGGCGCGATGCTCGCGCTCGCCCAGCAGGACCTCAAGCGCATCGTGGCGTACTCCTCGGTGTCTTCGATGGGGTACGTCCTCCTGGGTCTCGTCGCGTACAACACGTTCGGCCTCGGCGGCGCGACGTTCCAGATGGTCGCCCACGGCCTCATCTCGGGGCTGATGTTCATGTGCGTCGGCGTCATCTACAACACGGCGCACACGCGCATGGTCGGCGACCTCTCGGGCATCGCGGACAAGATGCCCGTCACCGCTGCGGTGTTCGTCGCCGCGGCCTTCGGCTACATGGGCCTGCCGCTGATGGCCGGATTCGCCGGGGAACTGTTCATCTTCCTCGGTGGGTTCCAGGCGACGTTCGCGTACGCCCAGTTGCTCACGGCGCTCGCGATGTTCGGCATCGTCATCGTCGCGGGCTACCTGCTGTTCGCGATGCAGCGGGTGCTGTTCGGGCCGTTCAGCGCGGACACGGAGTACGACATCGTGCCGGCGTCGTTCCACGACGTCGCGGCCATCGTCGTGCTCGTGTTACTCGTCATCCTCCTGGGCACCGTGCCCGAGGTGTTCTGGACCATGATCAAGGACGCAGTCAATCCGGTTGCCGACGTGGCGGCGCAGTCGACTGAACTTGTCTCCTTCGGAGGTGGGCTCTGA
- a CDS encoding CBS pair associated ParBc domain-containing protein, translating into MDEVFESDGGKPVVEDYMTREVATVSPDDTVEDVAQRIAESDHNGFPVCDGRRVEGFVSARDLLLAGPDALIFTVMTEDLVVAHPDMKVTDAARVILRSGIQKLPVVDDAGKLVGIISNADVIRSQIERATPEKVGKLERTLEQIHGVEATQERRTVDLAEIVPTQGKVYADELQGRKYELENGLAEPLVVIDNGGAGEPNSDLLLADGHHRVMAAERSNIEEMDAYVIVLGRRVDLGMARTADSEDLDSISDIDVVDYARHPLVETIERLQ; encoded by the coding sequence ATGGACGAGGTGTTCGAGTCCGACGGTGGGAAGCCGGTCGTCGAGGACTACATGACCCGCGAGGTGGCGACCGTCTCCCCGGACGACACCGTCGAGGACGTCGCCCAGCGCATCGCGGAGAGCGACCACAACGGCTTCCCGGTCTGTGACGGTCGGCGCGTGGAGGGGTTCGTGAGCGCCCGGGACCTGCTGCTCGCCGGTCCGGACGCGCTCATCTTCACAGTGATGACCGAGGATCTGGTCGTCGCACACCCTGACATGAAGGTGACCGACGCGGCCCGCGTCATCCTTCGCTCGGGCATCCAGAAACTCCCGGTGGTCGACGACGCGGGGAAACTCGTCGGCATCATCTCGAACGCGGACGTCATCCGCTCGCAGATCGAGCGTGCCACGCCGGAGAAAGTCGGGAAACTCGAGCGCACCCTCGAACAGATCCACGGCGTGGAGGCGACCCAGGAGCGCCGCACGGTGGACCTGGCGGAGATTGTGCCGACCCAGGGGAAGGTGTACGCGGACGAACTCCAGGGTAGGAAGTACGAACTCGAGAACGGACTCGCGGAACCCCTCGTCGTCATCGACAACGGCGGGGCGGGAGAACCGAACAGCGACCTCCTGCTCGCGGACGGCCACCACCGCGTGATGGCCGCCGAGCGGTCGAACATCGAGGAGATGGACGCGTACGTCATCGTGCTCGGCCGCCGCGTCGATCTCGGGATGGCGCGCACTGCGGACTCCGAGGACCTCGATTCGATATCGGACATCGACGTGGTGGACTACGCCCGCCACCCGCTCGTGGAGACCATCGAGCGACTGCAGTAG
- a CDS encoding NADH-quinone oxidoreductase subunit F, producing MTTRPRFARDTNLLPGLAAVALFAVMAVVFVGANFDPSQGGFPDESITAGLGYVLFDLGGTQLAADTAGFLAAFEIIDVVLVAALVVGVMLARREDESESGRPLSGRGDD from the coding sequence ATGACGACCCGGCCGCGCTTCGCACGAGATACCAATCTACTGCCCGGCCTCGCGGCCGTTGCGCTGTTCGCCGTGATGGCGGTCGTCTTCGTCGGTGCGAACTTCGACCCGTCACAGGGCGGATTCCCCGACGAGTCCATCACTGCGGGCCTCGGGTACGTGCTGTTCGACCTCGGCGGCACGCAACTCGCCGCCGACACCGCTGGCTTCCTCGCCGCGTTCGAGATCATCGACGTGGTGCTGGTCGCAGCGCTCGTCGTCGGCGTGATGCTCGCGCGCCGCGAGGACGAAAGCGAGAGCGGCAGGCCGCTGTCCGGGAGGGGTGACGACTGA
- a CDS encoding NADH-quinone oxidoreductase subunit J has product MPYETIAFALFALVTIASSLGVVLVRDVWHSALLLGAALLSVAIHYVMLQAEFLAAMQILVYVGGVLVLITFAVMLTSERGVAQ; this is encoded by the coding sequence ATGCCATACGAGACCATCGCGTTCGCGCTGTTCGCACTCGTAACGATAGCGAGCAGTCTCGGTGTCGTCCTCGTGCGGGACGTGTGGCACTCGGCGCTGCTGCTCGGTGCAGCACTCCTCAGCGTGGCGATTCACTACGTCATGCTGCAGGCCGAGTTCCTCGCGGCCATGCAGATCCTTGTGTACGTCGGCGGCGTGCTCGTGCTGATCACGTTCGCCGTCATGCTCACGTCCGAGCGGGGGGTCGCACAATGA